One segment of Synechococcus sp. A15-24 DNA contains the following:
- a CDS encoding FAD-dependent oxidoreductase, whose amino-acid sequence MRSNWDVIVIGAGVAGGLAAFDCANRGLRVLVVEKRSFPRWKVCGCCFNANSLASLSATGLPNLMHDQGAVPLDQLRLGWGGKSLKLGLPGGLALSRERFDQALVNAAEGAGATLRFRTSAVLEEMTPEGRMVRLRPPSGAPVERISGRVVLVAAGLEHQVISPSHAASSKSTPESRLGAGCLIADDDGTYESGTIHMAIGQHGYVGLVRREDGALNLAAAFDRAVVKSSGGVARAAQLVLTQAGFALPRSLESSRWQLTPALTRRAGAFAGHRFLLLGDATGYVEPFTGEGMAWALAAGASVAPFVEEAQGEWTVDLERRWRRRLVDLTISRQRVCSVLSTVLRQPLTTTALFSLGSQWPAVPQRIISSLNRVHPLMARS is encoded by the coding sequence ATGCGAAGCAATTGGGATGTCATCGTGATTGGGGCAGGAGTTGCCGGAGGCTTGGCAGCCTTCGATTGTGCAAATCGCGGCCTGCGAGTTCTGGTGGTTGAGAAACGGTCCTTCCCCCGCTGGAAGGTGTGTGGTTGCTGCTTTAACGCCAATTCTCTGGCATCACTGAGTGCCACAGGCCTCCCGAACCTCATGCACGATCAAGGTGCTGTGCCTCTCGATCAACTTCGTCTTGGTTGGGGTGGTAAGTCGCTCAAGCTTGGTTTGCCAGGCGGTTTGGCTTTGTCAAGGGAGCGCTTTGATCAGGCTTTGGTCAACGCCGCTGAGGGTGCTGGCGCAACATTGCGCTTTCGAACCAGTGCCGTGCTTGAGGAGATGACTCCTGAAGGTCGAATGGTGCGGTTACGTCCTCCCAGTGGTGCTCCAGTGGAACGTATCAGTGGCCGTGTCGTACTGGTCGCAGCCGGCTTAGAGCACCAGGTGATTTCTCCATCTCATGCGGCCAGTTCCAAAAGCACCCCGGAATCGAGGCTTGGTGCGGGTTGCCTCATCGCCGATGACGACGGAACTTACGAGTCTGGGACCATTCATATGGCCATTGGCCAGCATGGCTACGTCGGCTTGGTTCGCCGTGAAGATGGTGCTCTGAACTTGGCTGCTGCTTTCGACCGCGCTGTGGTCAAGTCTTCCGGCGGTGTGGCGCGTGCGGCACAACTTGTTCTGACTCAAGCCGGCTTCGCCTTGCCTCGATCTTTGGAGTCGTCTCGCTGGCAATTAACCCCCGCACTGACCCGTCGTGCCGGTGCGTTTGCAGGGCATCGCTTTTTGTTGCTCGGCGATGCGACAGGTTACGTGGAGCCTTTTACCGGTGAGGGAATGGCCTGGGCTCTTGCTGCGGGTGCGTCGGTTGCTCCCTTTGTTGAGGAAGCTCAGGGGGAATGGACAGTGGATCTGGAGCGGCGTTGGCGAAGAAGGCTGGTGGATCTGACGATCAGTCGTCAGCGCGTGTGCAGTGTGTTGTCGACTGTGTTGAGACAACCGCTCACCACAACCGCATTGTTCAGCCTCGGGTCTCAATGGCCTGCTGTACCGCAACGCATTATCAGCAGCCTCAATCGCGTGCATCCCCTAATGGCGAGGTCTTAA
- a CDS encoding type III polyketide synthase, with amino-acid sequence MPLILHGMGTAVPTQRLSQAEAVQVAHRINAESPEHSRLMSRIYQKTKVLTRGSVLLENDGLNGTSTTKDRLSFYGSESPGTARRMHAYNTHAGGLSLEAATKALSDGDISSGAITHLITVSCTGFHSPGIDLFLIEKLDLSPSVQRTHIGFMGCHAALNGLRVAHAFAEMDPKAVVLVCAVELCSLHMAYGWHPEKVVANALFADGAAAVVASSDPSLSDQSLVLRRSGSTVIPDSADLMQWEIGDHGFAMGLSPLVPETVGAALLPWLRDWLKDQSIDLEAVTSWAVHPGGPRILSTCAEVLSLDPGLLHESRGILQDHGNMSSATILFILDRLRRRSTTGPCLALAFGPGLSAEVALFDFE; translated from the coding sequence ATGCCTCTCATCCTTCACGGAATGGGTACGGCAGTACCAACTCAGCGATTGAGCCAGGCAGAAGCGGTGCAAGTGGCGCATCGCATCAATGCAGAAAGTCCTGAGCATTCAAGGCTGATGTCGCGCATCTATCAGAAAACCAAGGTTCTCACCCGTGGAAGTGTGCTCCTCGAGAATGATGGTCTCAATGGCACGAGCACGACCAAGGATCGTCTCAGTTTCTACGGCTCAGAAAGCCCTGGGACGGCACGACGGATGCATGCTTATAACACTCACGCCGGTGGGTTGTCTCTTGAGGCTGCTACGAAGGCGCTATCTGATGGTGATATCTCATCAGGGGCGATCACCCACCTCATCACGGTCAGTTGTACTGGGTTTCATTCACCTGGTATTGACCTTTTCTTGATTGAAAAGCTTGATCTATCGCCGAGTGTTCAGAGGACACACATCGGATTCATGGGATGCCACGCTGCGCTGAATGGCTTGCGTGTTGCCCATGCCTTCGCGGAAATGGATCCAAAGGCGGTTGTTTTGGTTTGTGCTGTTGAGCTTTGTAGCCTCCATATGGCTTATGGCTGGCACCCAGAGAAGGTCGTTGCCAATGCTTTGTTTGCTGATGGGGCGGCTGCTGTTGTCGCCTCCTCGGATCCTTCCCTTTCTGATCAATCCTTGGTCTTGCGCCGCAGTGGCTCAACAGTGATTCCTGATAGTGCAGATCTGATGCAATGGGAGATTGGCGACCATGGTTTTGCGATGGGGTTGTCTCCCCTTGTTCCGGAAACGGTTGGTGCTGCCTTGTTGCCTTGGTTGCGAGATTGGCTCAAGGATCAGTCGATTGATCTTGAGGCGGTGACGAGCTGGGCTGTGCATCCTGGCGGACCCAGAATTCTCTCCACCTGTGCAGAGGTTTTGTCGTTGGACCCAGGCCTACTGCACGAATCCAGAGGCATACTTCAGGATCACGGCAACATGTCATCCGCAACGATCCTGTTCATTCTTGATCGATTGCGTCGGCGGTCAACTACTGGTCCTTGTCTTGCACTGGCCTTTGGCCCTGGGCTGAGTGCTGAGGTTGCACTTTTTGATTTTGAATAA
- a CDS encoding excisionase family DNA-binding protein yields MRTRELAEYLGIHRNTLGRMIRDGVLRDGCHRCKINPLSPRGEHIWDRDAVLIALKRL; encoded by the coding sequence ATGCGTACCCGTGAACTTGCTGAATATCTCGGTATCCATAGGAATACGTTGGGTCGGATGATACGAGATGGTGTCTTGAGGGACGGATGCCATCGTTGCAAAATTAATCCCTTGTCTCCTCGAGGAGAACATATTTGGGATAGAGATGCTGTTTTGATTGCCTTGAAAAGGCTCTAG